One genomic window of Polyangium aurulentum includes the following:
- a CDS encoding PEGA domain-containing protein, with protein MQPRRTRHGVSALLVAVGLCLAAPALGQPPQPSAAAKSTARTLLVDGRAKYASGDYPGALKAFQGAHAIMGVPTTGLDLARTQAQLGQLTEAREMAAEVMRFDSAGNQAFVNAQQEAAALAQELDARIPSVVLNVSGVPAGAALEVTMDGERVPPAVLSLPRKVNPGEHTVLAKASGFADAQRTVNVGEKETKYIDITLARVGSASADVVEPYGSADTGGGGGVPTWAWVVGGVGVASAAASVGFGIHFANVRGDIDERCPNQTCPPNTDTAALLASWNRSLALTVVFATVGAAGLGAATYGIVTAKPKAQASAMVTPWIGPGGGGVLAVGRF; from the coding sequence ATGCAACCCAGGCGAACTCGACACGGTGTCTCCGCGTTGCTCGTCGCGGTCGGGCTCTGCCTCGCGGCGCCTGCGCTCGGCCAGCCCCCCCAGCCTTCCGCGGCCGCCAAGAGCACGGCGCGCACGCTCCTGGTCGACGGGCGCGCCAAGTACGCCTCCGGGGACTACCCGGGCGCGCTGAAGGCCTTCCAGGGGGCGCACGCGATCATGGGCGTGCCGACGACCGGCCTCGATCTCGCCCGCACCCAGGCGCAGCTCGGGCAGCTCACCGAGGCGCGCGAGATGGCGGCCGAGGTCATGCGCTTCGACAGCGCGGGCAACCAGGCCTTCGTCAACGCGCAGCAGGAGGCGGCGGCGCTCGCGCAGGAGCTCGACGCGCGCATCCCGTCGGTCGTGCTCAACGTGAGCGGCGTGCCCGCCGGGGCCGCGCTCGAGGTGACGATGGACGGCGAGCGCGTCCCGCCCGCGGTGCTGAGCTTGCCGCGCAAGGTGAACCCCGGCGAGCACACGGTCCTCGCCAAGGCGAGCGGCTTCGCCGACGCGCAGCGCACCGTGAACGTCGGCGAGAAAGAGACCAAGTACATCGACATCACGCTCGCGCGGGTCGGCTCGGCGAGCGCCGACGTCGTCGAGCCCTACGGCTCCGCGGACACGGGCGGCGGCGGCGGCGTCCCCACGTGGGCGTGGGTGGTGGGCGGCGTGGGCGTGGCCTCGGCCGCGGCGAGCGTCGGGTTCGGCATCCACTTCGCCAACGTGCGGGGCGACATCGATGAACGGTGCCCGAACCAGACGTGCCCGCCGAACACCGACACGGCCGCTCTGCTCGCTAGCTGGAACCGATCGCTCGCGCTCACCGTCGTGTTCGCGACGGTCGGCGCGGCCGGGCTCGGCGCGGCGACGTACGGGATCGTGACGGCGAAGCCGAAGGCGCAGGCCTCGGCGATGGTGACGCCGTGGATCGGTCCGGGCGGCGGCGGCGTGTTGGCGGTCGGCAGGTTCTGA
- a CDS encoding serine/threonine-protein kinase, translating to MVGRAKVVEGDLVAGRYRVEGMLGRGSMATVFRATHLGTGQACALKLVHSHLATRKEFLDLFLKEARVGARIGRNPHIVDVFDAGVDETRIIPFMAMELLQGETLDRHLRSHGALPPGLVRTLFVQLADALDQAHEAGVIHRDLKPSNLFLTRDRKGQPHLKVVDFGIAKVLDEAGQRTATEVGSPAYAAPEQLGPNVREMALERGITLASTVSPATDIWALGLVAYELLTGTQPGQLWETRDRRKNILEIVMAVAFEDPPPPSLRAGPAARHLPGGFDAWLARCLRKNPAERWPSAGAAIEQLLALLGDGEAPVLSMRRRGKGGTEVMLPPESIVPPVSVIPGLDTPLPGNPGSILPGSVLPGSVLPGSVVPGSAVPGSGTLVSPSANAGAYGHATLPDADRPTPILPPMALDALETDRRSPVEVLASPSRAASTLVRGALDTNDPLPLPPPPRRAAWLLAATATGALTLGLVLSLAILTRKGRLSVVVQGPGGATLETAQVLVDGKKRCELSPCVVTDLDPGTATVEVIAGGTTIGPIQGTVKRGEETTVMVSVSRTITNGN from the coding sequence ATGGTGGGGCGTGCGAAGGTGGTCGAGGGCGATCTCGTCGCGGGACGATATCGTGTCGAGGGGATGCTCGGGCGCGGGAGCATGGCGACCGTCTTCCGCGCCACGCACCTCGGGACGGGCCAGGCGTGCGCTTTGAAGCTCGTGCATTCGCACCTCGCCACGCGCAAGGAGTTCCTCGACCTGTTCCTCAAGGAGGCGCGCGTCGGGGCGCGGATCGGCCGCAATCCGCACATCGTCGACGTCTTCGACGCGGGCGTCGACGAGACGCGCATCATCCCCTTCATGGCCATGGAGCTGCTCCAGGGCGAGACGCTCGACCGGCACCTTCGAAGCCACGGCGCGCTGCCCCCGGGCCTCGTGCGCACCCTCTTCGTCCAGCTCGCCGACGCGCTCGACCAGGCGCACGAGGCGGGCGTCATCCACCGCGACCTCAAGCCCTCGAACCTCTTCCTCACGCGCGACCGCAAGGGCCAGCCCCACCTCAAGGTCGTCGACTTCGGCATCGCCAAGGTGCTCGACGAGGCCGGCCAGCGCACCGCCACCGAGGTCGGCTCCCCCGCGTACGCCGCCCCCGAGCAGCTCGGGCCCAACGTGCGCGAGATGGCCCTCGAGCGCGGCATCACCCTCGCCTCGACCGTCTCCCCCGCGACGGACATCTGGGCGCTCGGCCTCGTCGCCTACGAGCTTCTCACCGGCACGCAGCCCGGGCAGCTCTGGGAGACCCGCGACCGCCGCAAGAACATCCTCGAGATCGTGATGGCCGTCGCCTTCGAGGACCCGCCCCCGCCCTCGCTGCGCGCAGGCCCCGCGGCGCGCCACCTCCCCGGCGGCTTCGACGCCTGGCTCGCGCGGTGCCTGCGCAAGAACCCCGCCGAGCGCTGGCCGAGCGCGGGCGCCGCCATCGAGCAGCTCCTCGCGCTCCTCGGCGACGGCGAGGCGCCCGTCCTGTCGATGCGCCGGCGGGGCAAGGGCGGCACGGAGGTCATGCTCCCGCCCGAGTCCATCGTCCCCCCGGTCTCGGTCATCCCGGGCCTGGACACCCCGCTCCCGGGGAACCCGGGCTCGATCCTCCCCGGCTCGGTCCTCCCGGGCTCGGTCCTCCCCGGCTCGGTCGTCCCGGGCTCGGCCGTCCCGGGCTCGGGCACCCTGGTCTCGCCCTCCGCGAACGCCGGCGCCTACGGGCACGCGACGCTGCCCGACGCCGACCGTCCGACCCCGATCCTGCCGCCGATGGCGCTCGACGCCCTCGAGACCGACAGGCGGTCCCCCGTCGAGGTGCTCGCGTCGCCGAGCCGCGCGGCGTCGACCCTGGTTCGAGGCGCCCTCGACACGAACGACCCTCTCCCGCTCCCGCCGCCGCCTCGCCGCGCCGCGTGGCTCCTCGCGGCCACCGCCACGGGTGCCCTCACCCTGGGCCTCGTGCTGTCGCTCGCGATCCTGACCCGCAAGGGCCGGCTCTCGGTCGTGGTGCAAGGGCCGGGAGGCGCCACCCTCGAGACGGCCCAGGTCCTCGTCGACGGCAAGAAGCGCTGCGAGCTGTCGCCGTGCGTCGTGACGGACCTCGATCCGGGCACGGCGACCGTGGAGGTGATCGCGGGCGGCACCACCATCGGGCCCATCCAGGGCACCGTGAAGCGAGGCGAGGAGACGACGGTCATGGTCTCCGTCAGCCGCACGATCACGAACGGAAACTGA
- a CDS encoding SMP-30/gluconolactonase/LRE family protein, giving the protein MSHPAAASARPAAPAFQGPVRGGPKLLRVSLATDKVESVYAFDDKAAPQGSYLNDVRIANGHAFMTDSGQGAIVVLNLTTGKARRLLDKAPQTKAEAGIEATIGGKPWRADGKTPPINSDGIAIDPKREHLYFQALTGKTLYRVPLGALLDEKLAPDALGAKIERVATTQPADGIEFDVDGNLYLTALQESAIKVLRPDGKLEIFAQSPEYEWPDSIAIAPGGEMYFTTSQIHLMPRFNDGKDMRKPPYRVYRMSTIRALAKPSR; this is encoded by the coding sequence ATGTCGCATCCCGCGGCCGCGAGCGCGAGGCCCGCGGCGCCCGCATTCCAGGGCCCGGTCCGCGGGGGGCCGAAGCTCTTGCGGGTGAGCCTCGCGACGGACAAGGTCGAGAGCGTCTACGCGTTCGACGACAAGGCCGCCCCCCAGGGCAGCTACCTCAATGACGTGCGCATCGCGAATGGCCACGCATTCATGACCGACTCGGGGCAGGGCGCGATCGTCGTCCTCAATCTCACGACGGGCAAAGCGCGCCGGCTGCTCGACAAGGCCCCGCAGACCAAGGCCGAGGCGGGGATCGAGGCGACCATCGGGGGCAAACCCTGGCGCGCCGACGGCAAGACGCCCCCGATCAACTCCGACGGCATCGCCATCGATCCGAAGCGCGAGCACCTCTACTTCCAGGCCCTCACCGGCAAGACGCTCTACCGCGTCCCCCTCGGCGCGCTGCTCGACGAAAAGCTCGCCCCCGACGCGCTGGGCGCCAAGATCGAGCGGGTGGCGACCACGCAGCCGGCCGACGGAATCGAGTTCGACGTGGATGGCAACCTGTACCTGACCGCGCTCCAGGAGAGCGCGATCAAGGTGCTGCGCCCGGACGGCAAGCTCGAGATCTTCGCGCAATCGCCGGAGTACGAATGGCCCGACAGCATCGCGATCGCGCCGGGCGGCGAGATGTATTTCACGACCTCGCAGATCCACCTCATGCCCCGCTTCAATGACGGCAAGGACATGCGCAAGCCCCCGTATCGCGTCTACCGGATGAGCACGATCAGGGCCCTCGCGAAGCCCTCCAGGTGA
- a CDS encoding DUF2267 domain-containing protein, whose protein sequence is MITNELCFIEEVARRVGFSGPEEARNATLAVLAALGERLVPDERRAVALALPEPLAAPLLGAQTSAEFDADELYRRVADREGTPIGFAVEHTQAVLETLGATLPLATRVRLERHLGPGLATLFVPRANPPPPPTHVHVPPPDEPGEGTTLSSGRMGSYSPISEAKR, encoded by the coding sequence GTGATCACGAACGAACTGTGTTTCATCGAAGAGGTCGCGCGCCGCGTGGGGTTCTCCGGTCCCGAGGAGGCGCGCAACGCCACCCTTGCCGTGCTCGCCGCGCTCGGCGAGCGCCTCGTCCCCGACGAGCGCCGCGCCGTGGCCCTCGCCCTGCCCGAGCCGCTCGCTGCGCCGCTCCTCGGGGCCCAGACCTCGGCCGAGTTCGACGCCGACGAGCTGTACCGCCGCGTCGCCGACCGCGAGGGGACGCCCATCGGCTTTGCCGTCGAGCACACCCAGGCGGTCCTCGAGACCCTCGGCGCCACCCTGCCCCTCGCCACGCGCGTGCGGCTCGAGCGGCACCTCGGCCCTGGCCTCGCGACGCTCTTCGTCCCCCGGGCCAACCCGCCCCCGCCGCCCACCCACGTGCACGTGCCCCCGCCCGACGAGCCCGGCGAAGGCACGACGCTCTCGTCGGGACGCATGGGCAGCTACAGCCCGATCAGTGAGGCCAAGCGCTAG
- a CDS encoding serine/threonine-protein kinase — MQPGQHITSTLRLVRLIGKGGMGSVWVADHLALATQVAVKFMSSSFVENQALVQRFRTEAMAAAQIKSPHVAQVFDHGIMSDGTPYIVMELLEGEDLKRRIRREGPLPLRDVSQIIAQACKALGRAHQLGIVHRDIKPDNIFLCNMDGETFVKLLDFGIAKLGPDNALGATTTGSMMGTPLYMSPEQLLSAKRVDFRSDLWSLGVVAYHAVTGRVPFNGETVGSLSVAVHTGSFVLPSAVRQGVPPSLDAWFLRALRRDQNERFGSARELAEALDAAVNGGAQSAMRPYQDSAMFRQAQLMPPPSGPISVGSGAPGHTPPIGGSSPGMQGPTLVGTATTAARTTSGKPTLLIGAVAGVLVLGAVGAVAIVSAGNKGTDAPQAPAAAAHAPETPPTPTPASTPAPASTPVVAPVSAAPTSSAVAALATTTPAAPNAASTATSNKPKAGPPPAQTTAKPASTTKKKSDDIGF; from the coding sequence ATGCAGCCTGGCCAGCACATCACGTCGACCCTGCGGCTCGTGCGCCTGATCGGCAAGGGCGGCATGGGGAGCGTGTGGGTCGCCGATCACCTCGCGCTCGCGACGCAGGTGGCGGTCAAGTTCATGTCGTCGTCGTTCGTCGAGAACCAGGCGCTCGTGCAGCGCTTCCGCACCGAGGCCATGGCCGCGGCGCAGATCAAGAGCCCGCACGTCGCGCAGGTCTTCGATCACGGCATCATGAGCGACGGCACGCCGTACATCGTGATGGAGCTGCTCGAGGGCGAGGACCTCAAGCGCCGCATCCGCCGCGAAGGCCCGCTCCCCCTGCGCGACGTGTCGCAGATCATCGCGCAGGCGTGCAAGGCGCTCGGCCGCGCGCACCAGCTCGGGATCGTCCACCGCGACATCAAGCCCGACAACATCTTCCTCTGCAACATGGACGGCGAGACGTTCGTGAAGCTGCTCGACTTCGGCATCGCCAAGCTCGGCCCGGACAACGCGCTCGGCGCGACGACCACGGGCTCGATGATGGGCACGCCGCTGTACATGAGCCCCGAGCAGCTCCTCAGCGCCAAGCGCGTCGACTTCCGCTCCGATCTGTGGTCGCTCGGCGTCGTCGCCTACCACGCGGTCACCGGGCGCGTGCCGTTCAACGGCGAGACCGTGGGCTCCTTGTCGGTCGCGGTCCACACGGGCTCGTTCGTGCTCCCGAGCGCGGTCCGGCAGGGCGTGCCCCCCTCGCTCGACGCGTGGTTCTTGCGCGCGCTCAGGCGCGATCAGAACGAGCGCTTCGGCTCGGCCAGGGAGCTCGCGGAGGCGCTCGACGCGGCCGTCAACGGCGGGGCCCAGAGCGCGATGCGCCCGTACCAGGACAGCGCCATGTTCCGGCAGGCGCAGCTCATGCCCCCGCCCTCGGGGCCGATCTCGGTGGGCTCGGGCGCCCCGGGGCACACGCCGCCGATCGGCGGCTCGTCGCCCGGGATGCAGGGTCCGACCCTCGTGGGCACCGCCACGACCGCGGCGCGAACCACCTCGGGCAAGCCCACGCTGCTCATCGGCGCGGTGGCGGGCGTGCTCGTTCTGGGCGCCGTCGGCGCCGTGGCGATCGTGAGCGCGGGCAACAAGGGGACCGACGCGCCGCAAGCGCCGGCCGCAGCCGCTCACGCGCCCGAGACCCCGCCGACGCCCACGCCCGCATCGACGCCCGCGCCCGCGTCGACGCCGGTCGTCGCCCCTGTCTCGGCGGCGCCCACGAGCTCCGCCGTGGCCGCGCTCGCGACCACCACGCCCGCCGCGCCGAACGCCGCGAGCACGGCGACGAGCAACAAACCGAAGGCCGGACCGCCGCCGGCGCAGACGACGGCGAAGCCTGCCTCCACGACGAAGAAGAAGTCCGACGACATCGGCTTCTGA
- a CDS encoding Glu/Leu/Phe/Val dehydrogenase: MEQVFQTLEGAGGALCVTVADAASGLRAFIALDDTTLGPAAGGVRTMRYPSAAEGLADALGLARAMTLKCALAGLDAGGGKAVVLAPDAWIDRARAFERLGEAIEALRGVFRTAGDLGTTAADLEAMARASRFVHTDERGLAGAVARGLLRCVEACAAVRGESVAGLHVAVQGAGAIGARAARAFAEAGMIVTLADIDAARAWAVAADIPGTRVMDPGEILGADVDIVAPCAGGGVITTEVAMSMRAWAVCGAANNALASMEAARVLSARGILHVPDPVASAGAVIDGIGRSVMGLADRTELIDRLGDTAREVLEEAARGGRTTVEVAEARARGRIAAARGRRA, translated from the coding sequence ATGGAGCAGGTCTTCCAGACGCTCGAGGGGGCCGGGGGCGCCCTCTGCGTCACGGTGGCGGACGCGGCCTCGGGGCTGCGCGCGTTCATCGCGCTCGACGACACCACCCTGGGCCCCGCGGCCGGCGGCGTGCGCACGATGCGTTACCCCTCCGCGGCCGAGGGGCTCGCGGATGCGCTCGGGCTCGCTCGGGCGATGACCCTCAAGTGCGCGCTCGCGGGGCTCGACGCGGGCGGGGGCAAGGCGGTGGTGCTCGCGCCGGACGCGTGGATCGACAGGGCGCGGGCGTTCGAGCGGCTCGGGGAGGCGATCGAGGCGCTGCGAGGCGTCTTCCGCACGGCCGGCGATCTCGGGACGACCGCGGCCGATCTGGAGGCGATGGCGCGGGCGTCGCGGTTCGTGCACACCGACGAGCGGGGGCTCGCGGGGGCGGTGGCGCGCGGGCTCTTGCGGTGCGTCGAGGCGTGCGCCGCGGTGCGGGGCGAGAGCGTGGCGGGCCTGCACGTCGCCGTGCAAGGCGCCGGGGCGATCGGGGCGCGGGCCGCGCGCGCGTTCGCCGAGGCGGGGATGATCGTCACGCTGGCCGACATCGACGCGGCCCGCGCGTGGGCGGTCGCCGCGGACATCCCGGGCACGCGGGTGATGGATCCGGGGGAGATCCTAGGCGCCGACGTCGATATCGTCGCCCCCTGCGCGGGCGGCGGGGTGATCACGACCGAGGTGGCGATGTCGATGCGCGCGTGGGCGGTGTGCGGAGCGGCGAACAACGCGCTCGCATCGATGGAGGCCGCCCGCGTGCTTTCGGCGCGGGGCATTCTGCACGTGCCCGATCCGGTCGCCTCGGCGGGGGCGGTGATCGACGGCATTGGCAGGTCGGTGATGGGTTTGGCCGACCGTACCGAGCTCATCGACCGGCTCGGGGACACGGCGCGCGAGGTGCTGGAGGAGGCCGCGCGGGGCGGCCGGACGACGGTGGAGGTGGCCGAGGCGAGGGCGCGCGGGCGCATCGCGGCGGCGCGGGGGCGGCGGGCATGA